One Microscilla marina ATCC 23134 genomic window, CAAAACTTAAACTTAAAAAAATGAAACGTTTTAAAAATTTAAGCTTATTTGTGCTTAACCTGCTAATTTTGAGTGCTTTAATGGCTTTTGTACCAGGTGATAGTGGAGATTGTACCATGTATATTGCCAGCAGCAAAGGGGCCACCATGGAGCTGAAAAACTATTCTCGTAAGGGCAAACTACAAAACATTGTGCGGCTAAACATATCTGACAAAACCGAAGCAAATGGCAAAGTAATGTTGAACGTAGACTACGCCTATTACGATAAAAAAGATAAAGACGTAAAGGCAAAAGGGAAGTACAAAGCAGTGTGTGAAAATGGGGTGTTTAAATTTGAGTTTGGGGCATTGACTCCAGTGGCAGGGCAGCAAAAGGGGAAAAATATGAAAATAGAGATGGAAAGTGACTACCTCGACATTCCGGCAAATCCTAGCGTGGGTCAAACCCTGAAAAATGGCACCCTGACTATGAAAGTACAAGCCGAAGGAATGCCTAATATGTTTAATACCAAAATAGCAATGACTGATCGTAAGGTGGTAGGTTTAGAAAAGGTAACGACTCCTGCGGGTACTTTCGACTGTGTAAAAATAACCTATAACAGCGAAATGAAAATGTCTTTTATAAAAACCCGTTCACGTACGGTAGAATGGTTTGCCAAAGGAGTAGGGCTGGTACGGTCGGAGTTTTATAACAAAAGAGGGAAGATGGCAGGTTATACAATCTTGACCAAGTTAAAGAAATAATGTTTTTGAGCCTGCCCAAGGCAGTTTTATTGCCCGAACAAGTTTGATGTTTATGCAAATTGTGATAAATTGTACCCATAAAGTTAAATTTAAATCGCATAACAATGAAAAATATCACAAAACAAACAAGCAAAAAAACGCAAAAGCTGTCTGCCAAAGAGATGCAAAATCTAAAAGGTGGCTCTAAAAGAATTTATGTGGGCAACTTGCCTGGTGGTGGTTGATCAGCATACACCCTACCAAAAGCCCTTGTTTATAGCCATAAGCAAGGGCTTTTTTGTGCCAATAATAAAAGCAACTGTTTACCAGAAAAAAAATATAAAGTGTATTGGGTTTTACGTTTTCTAATCAACTTTAGCTTCTTCTTAACCTATCCCGAAATATCTTTTGCTGCAATGAGAAGCTATTGCCATATTTGTTGTATTTTTACGTGAAAACGCAAAATCGTATGAGTAATGGGTTGAATGTAGACAAACATTATTTTGAGTGTATTATCAGGTGCTTATGTTTCCTTCTTTTTACTTTATGTGTATGTACTTTATCTTTGCAGGCTCAAAAAATAGACAGCCTGAAAGCCATGCTTGAAAAAACACCCCCGAATATTCACCGTATTACGCTGTTAAATAACTTAGCAGAAGCCTACCTAAACAAGCACCCCACCACGTCTATTAAGTACGCTAAACAAGCGCGTCAACTAGGGAAAAAACTCCAATATATGCCTGGTTATCTTCGCTCATTCAATCACGTAGGCATTGCCTACATTGTGTTGAGTGAGTATGACAAAGCCATTGCCGAACTGCTAAAGGGGCTCAAGTTGGCAGACAGTGTTCGCCTCGACAGCCTACAAGGATTGCTCAACCTCAATATTGGGCTTATTTATAGCAAGCTTCAAAAACCTAAAGAAGCACTCAAACACTATCAGACAGGATTGATGCATAGCCTGGCGGTCAAACACATCAAAAATGCGATCGTTTCATACAATAATATAGGGTATACCCATATTGCAGAAAAAAGGTATGCAAAAGCCTACCTTCCTTTGTTTGAAGGGCTCAAGCTTGCCATAGCTACCAAAGATGTAAAAAACCAGGGATTGATTTACAGTAATTTGGCATTGATTTATTATCACCAAAAAAGCTATAAGCAAGCAGAACAAACTTTCATTAAATCTATTGACTTGTCTAAGAAAGCCAAAGACAGCTTTTCTATACTAGGTACTTACGTAGATTTTATTCAGTTTTATTTAGATACTAAACAAACCAAGCCTGTACCCCAACATTTGAAAGATGCCCTGCATTTGGCAAAGGTGGTAGGAAGCAAAAATTTTGAGGCTAACTTTTATGAGTTGTACACCCAGTACTATAAAACCAAGGGAGATTTTGAAAAAGCTTTGCGTTACAAAGAGCAAGCCATTGGGTTGAAAGACAGCGTGTTTAGCATGAAAAAAAACAAGCAGATAGCCCGGCTAAAAGCAAACTATAAGCACGAAGCTGAGAAGTTGGTACTGAAGCAAGAAGTAGCGCTCGAAAAAAAAGCCAGACAAACTCAAAAAATGATTTCTGTGATAGCCCTCATTGGTTTTGCGGCCATTATTATAGTGGCTTTGCTGCTTTACAGAATAAACCAAAAAAGGCGTAAAACTAACCAACAATTGGCAGTGCAGAAACAGGAAGCAGAAAAACAACACGATGTGATCAAAGAAAAAACAATGGAAATACAGGCAGCATACCATACCTTACAAGAAGTAAACAAGGAGTTACAGCAAACCCAGGCCGAAATAGCCGCCCACCGCGATACACTACAAAGTAAAAACAAGGAGCTCTCGTGGTACCGTTACCGCATTGGCAAAAGTATAGAAGCCGCCAAACTTATTCAAACTGCCATCTTGCCTGATAGTACCAGTCTTCGCGACTATTTTAACGAATACTTTGTCTTGTATAAGCCCAAAGACGTGGTTTCGGGCGATTTTTATTGGGTAGATCAACAACAGGTGCAAACAATTTTGATTGTGGCTGACTGTACCGGACACGGGGTACCAGGGGCATTTATGAGTATGGTGGCCAATACCCTGCTAGACAATATCATTAAAGTAGACAAGGTGCTCGACCCTGTAGGTATTTTGAATTTGTTGCATAAAAAAATAAAAAAGGTGTTGCGCCAGGAAGATACCCGTAACAACAGTGGAATGGACGTGGCAGTGTTGGTTTTGGAGCCACAAACAACCAGCAGTGTAGCCGTGGTATTTGCGGGAGCCAGGCGTCCTTTGTTTTATATCAGACAAGGTCATAGAGAGATAGAAGAACTTAGGGGTACCCGTAGGGCTATTGGAGGCATACAACCCAAAAACCGGGAGTTTGAAAAAAAGACGTTGTTGTTGCCCGCAGGTAGCTTGCTTTATGTAGGGTCAGACGGTTTGACCGACCAAAATGATAGGGAACGCACAAAGTTTGGTAAAAAAAGACTGAAAAACCTGTTGCAAACCAATGCCCGCTTGTCGCTTGCTCAACAATACGAAGTGATCAATAAAGAGCTATCGCAGCATATGCAAGGTGTAGAGCAACGCGACGATATTTTATGGATGGGAATAAAAGTTTAAGCGAGTTTTTAATATAGGCAAGGTGTATTACTAATCACTCCCTGTGCCTGTTTTGAGCAAGAAAAAACGAGGTGTATAATGCAAGTACAGCCCTGCGGCAACTTCTACCTTTTGGTGGTTAAAATCGTAGCTAGGCTCTAGCCTAAAACTAAAGGTAACATCGGGACTGATACGTACATTGCGCAGGTAGCGTACCAATAAAATATCACGATGGCGTTCTGTATAGGTTTTGTTGGTTACTCCGGTAGAGCGGTACAGCCCTCCTCCTTGTGCCGAGTTGAACCGATCGCCCAGCCAAATGCTACCCATCAAGTCGCCCCAGCGGGTAGCCAGGGTAAAATTACCGTAAAACGCTCGTCCATTGTCAAAGTCGGGTTGCCCTATGGTTACTTCTGCTGCTTGCGAGGCAAGTACGTAATTTTCGAGCCGTAACTGTTGTACAAAAGCGTGTTTACCAAAATTGAAGTGTACCTGTAGCCCGGTGGCAAGGTTCATGGTATTGAGAATGGGTTTGGCAATGAAGGCTTCTTGCCCACCTTGATGCAAAATGGTAAACTGTACGGGTACTTTTACTTGAATGCTATGGGTGCGCAATGGGGCAATATAAGTATGCACCCCTCCAAATATCTCTTCTTGCACCCCCCGACGCATGGCAGTTTGCCAGTCTACCCATAAATCAAGGTACCAACCGGGTTTGTGATGAATCAATTGTAGCCCGTTTTCCAGACGGTTGGTCATTACCCGGTCAAAATCATACAAAGGTTCGATCAAACGGTGGGCGAGGTTGCCTTGTAGGGTGCCTAAAGTAAGGCTGGTGGAGTCTTTTTTGAACTTGACCGAAAAAACCGGGGCTACGGTCGTAAAATAGTCATTGCCAAAGTCTTGCAACACATACAGGCCTGCGTCTATCCTTACGTTTTTTGCTGGGAAGTAAACCAAACGTGGCTTAAGTTGATAGCCAAACAGGGTATACCCTGGAATAATGTCGTTAAAGTACTCGTTATTTTTTACAAAATTGAGGTTATGCACCTGAAGGTAGAGTTTTTGAGCATTTTCGGGGGCTATTACCAATGAATCTTCAAATACCCGATTGTTTAACTGTGCAAATGCCACGTTTTTGAGCAAAGCCAACCCCAAAAAACCTAAAAGTGCGAATATTCTCCCCTGCATGAAATTAAATAAGAAAAAAAAAGTAAATTTTGCCAAGTTTATTTTAGCAAATCAATCTCTATTATCCGTAAAACTTTGTATATTTGCTCACATAAATAGCAATTAGAACAGATTGTAAGTAACTAAATATTTTTCTAAATTGCTTTAAATCTGATAAATATTAGGGATGCTTCTACTAATCTATTAAGCAAAACTAATTAACCCAAGTTGCAGCATATAAACTGTAAAAGCTTAACTTCCAGCTATTTATATATTTCAGGTACGAATATAACTGGCACTTGAAGCTTGTCGCTTGTACCTCGCAACTTCAATTAATTATATAATATTAACATCAATCATATCATTTTTTTAAACGCGCATTTCTTATGTCAAATAACAACACTACTGAAAAACTAAAAGCCCTCCAAATGACCTTAGAAAAGCTGGACAAAGCTTATGGTAAAGGAACGGTGATGCGTTTGAGCGACGAGAAAGTAGTAGAGGTAGAGGTAATCCCAACAGGTTCGCTGGGGCTTGACATTGCCCTCGGTGTAGGCGGCATTCCTCGTGGTAGAGTAATAGAAATATATGGCCCTGAATCTTCTGGTAAAACTACTTTGGCAATGCACTGTATAGCCGAAGCCCAAAAATTAGGAGGCATTGCGGCTTTTGTAGATGCAGAGCACGCATTTGATAAAACCTATGCCGAAAAACTAGGCATCAACACCGAAAACTTGTTGATTTCGCAGCCCGATAACGGAGAACAAGC contains:
- a CDS encoding TapB family protein — translated: MKRFKNLSLFVLNLLILSALMAFVPGDSGDCTMYIASSKGATMELKNYSRKGKLQNIVRLNISDKTEANGKVMLNVDYAYYDKKDKDVKAKGKYKAVCENGVFKFEFGALTPVAGQQKGKNMKIEMESDYLDIPANPSVGQTLKNGTLTMKVQAEGMPNMFNTKIAMTDRKVVGLEKVTTPAGTFDCVKITYNSEMKMSFIKTRSRTVEWFAKGVGLVRSEFYNKRGKMAGYTILTKLKK
- a CDS encoding SpoIIE family protein phosphatase, with product MLEKTPPNIHRITLLNNLAEAYLNKHPTTSIKYAKQARQLGKKLQYMPGYLRSFNHVGIAYIVLSEYDKAIAELLKGLKLADSVRLDSLQGLLNLNIGLIYSKLQKPKEALKHYQTGLMHSLAVKHIKNAIVSYNNIGYTHIAEKRYAKAYLPLFEGLKLAIATKDVKNQGLIYSNLALIYYHQKSYKQAEQTFIKSIDLSKKAKDSFSILGTYVDFIQFYLDTKQTKPVPQHLKDALHLAKVVGSKNFEANFYELYTQYYKTKGDFEKALRYKEQAIGLKDSVFSMKKNKQIARLKANYKHEAEKLVLKQEVALEKKARQTQKMISVIALIGFAAIIIVALLLYRINQKRRKTNQQLAVQKQEAEKQHDVIKEKTMEIQAAYHTLQEVNKELQQTQAEIAAHRDTLQSKNKELSWYRYRIGKSIEAAKLIQTAILPDSTSLRDYFNEYFVLYKPKDVVSGDFYWVDQQQVQTILIVADCTGHGVPGAFMSMVANTLLDNIIKVDKVLDPVGILNLLHKKIKKVLRQEDTRNNSGMDVAVLVLEPQTTSSVAVVFAGARRPLFYIRQGHREIEELRGTRRAIGGIQPKNREFEKKTLLLPAGSLLYVGSDGLTDQNDRERTKFGKKRLKNLLQTNARLSLAQQYEVINKELSQHMQGVEQRDDILWMGIKV